One Deltaproteobacteria bacterium genomic region harbors:
- a CDS encoding pyridoxine 5'-phosphate synthase, translating into MIRLGVNVDHVATVRQARRIDIPDPVEAALLAERGGADLITVHLREDRRHIQEHDVVRLRERSSAGLNLEMAGTGEMVRHALALRPDDACLVPERREELTTEGGLDVAAQAGQLREVVARLRGAGIRVSLFVDPDPRQLEASRDLGADAVELHTGTYCDAAADRVARELEALRRAATLAAGLGLEVHGGHGLNTENVAPIAAIAGIVELNIGHSIVARAIMVGMVEAVREMKALIAGAETAGD; encoded by the coding sequence ATGATTCGTCTCGGAGTCAACGTCGATCACGTGGCCACCGTGCGCCAGGCGCGGAGGATCGACATCCCGGACCCGGTGGAGGCGGCGCTGCTGGCCGAGCGGGGCGGCGCCGATCTGATCACCGTGCACCTGCGCGAGGACCGCCGGCACATCCAGGAGCACGACGTGGTCCGGCTGCGGGAGCGCTCGAGCGCGGGCCTCAACCTGGAGATGGCCGGCACCGGGGAGATGGTCCGGCACGCGCTCGCGTTGCGGCCCGACGACGCCTGCCTGGTGCCGGAACGGCGCGAGGAGCTGACCACCGAGGGTGGTCTCGACGTAGCCGCCCAGGCGGGCCAGTTGCGCGAGGTGGTGGCGCGCCTGCGCGGCGCCGGCATTCGAGTAAGTCTCTTCGTGGACCCCGATCCGCGGCAGCTCGAGGCCAGCCGGGACCTGGGCGCCGACGCCGTGGAACTGCACACGGGCACTTACTGCGACGCCGCTGCGGACCGGGTGGCGCGCGAGCTGGAGGCCCTGCGCCGCGCCGCGACGCTGGCCGCGGGTCTGGGCCTGGAGGTCCACGGCGGGCACGGCCTCAATACGGAGAACGTGGCGCCCATCGCCGCCATCGCGGGGATCGTGGAGCTCAACATCGGACACAGCATCGTCGCCCGGGCCATCATGGTGGGGATGGTCGAGGCGGTACGGGAGATGAAGGCCCTCATCGCGGGGGCGGAAACGGCGGGGGACTGA